The following is a genomic window from Aquificota bacterium.
ACCAAACTCTTCCATTATCTTTTGACAGGCAGACTTTATATACTTTGCCTTATTTTTGTAGTAGTTTATGGAGCTTATATCTTTCTCCAGTTCCTCAAGAGGGACCTTTAAGTAGTCTTCACAGCTTTTATACTTTTTGAAAAGGCTTTCTGTGACTTCATTTACCTTTTTATCCGTTGCTTGGGCTGCCAAGATGACAGCTACAAGGAGTTCAAGAGGGTTTGAAAAGTTTAGCTCAAGCTTGTCTGGAAAGACCTTTTCAAGCCTGCTTATTATCTCTTGAATTTTTTCCATCTTTGCCCTACATTATAACATACTTGATGTATGACAAGATCATCATAAGGGGTGCCCGTCAGCATAACCTTAAAAACGTAAACCTTGATATACCAAAAAATAGGCTTGTGGTAATAACCGGACCTTCTGGCTCTGGCAAATCCTCCCTCGCCTTTGATACCATCTATGCGGAGGGACAAAGGAGGTATGTGGAATCCCTTTCTTCTTACGCAAGGCAATTTTTGGGCATTATGGAAAAGCCCGATGTGGATATAATAGAAGGCCTTTCTCCAGCCATAGCCATAGACCAAAAGACCACTTCAAAAAATCCACGTTCCACCGTTGGAACTGTAACAGAGATATACGACTATATGAGGGTCCTTTGGGCAAACATAGGAAAGCCCCATTGTCCTGAGTGTGGAAGGTTGCTTGAGGGCCTTTCGGCCCATGAGATGCTGGAAAAGGTGTGGGAGAAATACAAAGGCAGGCGCATAAGCGTGCTTTCTCCTTTGGTAAGGGGCAAAAAGGGTGAGTTTAAAGAACTTTTTAAAGAGCTTGATAAAATGGGCTTTTCAAGGGTAAAGGTGGATGGAGAATATATGAGGATTTTGGAAGTGCCACCTTTGGACAAAAACAAAAAGCATAATATAGACTTGGTTGTAGACAGGCTCACCCTTGAGGAGGAAGAGAGGGCAAGACTGCTTACGGCCATAGAGAAGGCCCTTGAGCTTTCAAAGGGTCTTTTAAAGATAGAGGATGTGGAAACTCAAAAGGAGGAGATTTTTAGCGAGAGGCTTACATGCCCAGACCATGGCTTTTCCATTCCAGAGCTTTCCCCAAGGCTTTTTTCTTTCAACTCCCCCTATGGTGCTTGCCAAGCCTGCAAGGGCTTGGGCGTAAAGTGGGAGGTGGATGTAAAGCTTTTGATAGATGAAAAAGAGCCTGCCATAGATGCCGTAAGGATAACCGATTCTTCCTTTTTTGAATACTTGAAATATCCCATAATGAACATCCTAAGAAAACTTGGTTATGACCCAAGGACGCCATGGCAGGACCTACCAAGCGGAATAAAAAGCTTTTTGCTTTATGGTGGTTCTCTTGACGGTGGGAATTTTGAAGGAATAGTAAAACACTTGGAGAGGAGGTTTTTGGAAGAGGAGTCGGAGAGGTTAAGGGAGGAGATATCGGAGTTTATAAGGGAAAAGCCCTGCCCTGAGTGTGGTGGTGCAAGGCTAAGGCCTGAGGCCCTTTCGGTTCTTATAGATGGAAAGAGCATATGGGATGTGGCACGCATGCCCATAAGGATGGCAAAGGAGTTCTTTGATAGTCTTCCTTCCAAGCTTGAGGGCAAAAGCCTTATAGTGGCAGAAAGGCTAATAAAGGAGATATCCGATAGGCTTGGCTTTCTTATAAACGTGGGGCTTGACTACCTAAACCTTGCACGTAGTGCCACCACCCTTTCCGGTGGTGAGATGCAACGCATAAGGCTTGCAACACAGATAGGCTCTAAGCTTACCGGAGTTTTGTATGTTCTTGATGAGCCGTCTATAGGCTTGCATCCAAGGGACACAGAAAAGCTTATAAAGACCCTTAAGGACCTAAGGGACCTTGGCAACACGGTTATAGTGGTGGAGCATGACCCAGAGACTATTCTGAGCGCAGACTGGGTCATAGATATGGGTCCGGGGGCGGGTAAAAAGGGCGGTGAGGTGGTCTTCCAAGGGAGGGTGGAGGATATGTTAAGGGATGAAAGGTCCCTTACTGGTGCCTACCTTTCAGGAAGGCTCTCCATACCTGTGCCAGAAAAAAGAAGAAAGCCAAAGGATAGATGGCTAAGGATAGTTGGAGCAAGGAAGCATAATCTGAAGAATATTACGGTAGAAATTCCAGTTGGTCTTTTTGTGTGTATCACAGGAGTCTCCGGCAGTGGCAAGTCCACGCTAATATATGATATCCTTTGGGAATATAGCAGGGCCCTTTTCTATGGAGGCAGTGCGGAGGTGGAAGGCTTTGATAGGATAGAAGGGCTTGAGCATTTTGACAGGGTCATAAACATAGACCAATCTCCCATAGGAAGGACTCCAAGGTCAAACCCAGCCACCTACACAAAGGTCTTTGACCACATAAGGGACCTCTTTGCCCAAACTCCAGAGGCAAGGGCAAGAGGCTACAACGCAGGAAGGTTTTCTTTTAACGTAAAGGGTGGAAGGTGCGAAGCCTGTCAGGGTGAGGGTGTGATAAGGGTAGAGATGCACTTTTTGCCACCTGTTTATGTGCCTTGCGATGTGTGTAAGGGCAAAAGGTACAACAGAGAAACCCTTGATATTCTTTATAAGGGCAAAAACATAGCCGATGTGCTTGATATGACCGTGGACGAAGCCTATGAATTCTTTGAAAATATACCCACCATAAGGAGGAAGCTACAACTTTTAAAGGACATAGGCCTTGGATACATAAAACTGGGACAGCCCGCCACCACCTTGTCTGGTGGAGAGGCTCAAAGGATAAAGCTTGCAAGGGAGCTTTCCAAGAAGGAAACAGGGAGGACCCTTTACCTTTTAGACGAGCCTACCACAGGCCTCCATATGGACGATGTGAAAAAGCTCATAGACATACTGCAAAGGCTTGTGGATAAAGGCAATACGGTAGTGGTTATAGAACATAATCTTGATGTGATAAAGTGCGCAGATTGGATCATAGACCTTGGGCCAGAGGGCGGGGAAAGGGGAGGCTATGTTGTGGCCGTGGGGCCACCGGAGGAAATAGCTCAAAGGGAAGGCTCTTATACAGGCCAGTATTTGAGGAAGGTATTAACAGAAAAGGAGAAAATTAGGGCCTAAGCCTTACTTAATAAGGCCAAAAAGCCTTGCTATAAACTCTAAGGCATCCTTGTTTAAAAGGATTATGGCAAAAAGCAGTATTAAAAACATTATGGTGAACTTCCTGTCAAGCTTGAGTATCTCTTCCCTTAGCTTTGATACTTCTTTTTCTATCCTTGCCTCAAGCTCAGCCTTTAATACTTGCAAGTCCGCCTTTGTTGCCAGTTCTTTTGTAAGCTCTTCCTTTAATTCTAGCTTTTTCTGTAGTGCCACATCCTTGGCTTTCTCTTCTATGCTTTCTAAGGCGAGTTCAATAGCCTCTGCTACCTTTTTAGCTTCTTCCTTTCCGAGCTTCTCTTCCAGTAGCTGTAATACATCAATAGTCAAGTGTGGCATAGTTAAAATTTTAGAACAAGCCCATATTAAAGGCAAGGGTTATACGTCTCAAAGAGTTTTAACATAGGAGTGTTTAATTCCTTTATACTTAAAAACCATGAGGCAGGTGGCGGTTATAGGCTCTTCAAAGGCAAAGCCTGAGGAAGAAGAATACAAAATAGCTTATGAGCTTGGCAAAGAGATAACCAAGAGGGGATGGGTGGTGGTATGCGGTGGGAGGGGTGGCGTGATGGAAGCGGTATGCAAGGGTGCAAAGGAGATGGGAGGGCTAACGGTGGGCATCCTTCCTTCCTACGAAGGTGATGAGGCAAACCCATACGTGGATATAAAGATAAGGACCGGCATGAATTGGAACAGGAATCCCTTGGTGGTAGCCAGCGGTGATGTGGTAGTAGCCATAGGTGGCAACTGGGGAACTCTGTCAGAAATAGCCTACGCCCTTATTTTGGGAAAGCCCATAATCGGTTATAAAACCCATAACATAGAAGGACTGCGTCAAGCCAATAACTTGTCAGAAATACTATCCTTTTTGGACAGTCATGCCAGTTGAAAATGTGTCTCAAAAGACCATATTTATATGAGAGGATTAGCCATGGGAAAAGAGCTTTTCTTTTTAGAGGATATGCTTTTTAAGAGCACTTATGAGGAGATAGAGGAAAGGTATGCGGAAGTTATACAAATGTATGCGCACGACCCGGAGATAATCAACATAGCCAAGAGTATAAAGGGCATGTGCGATTATATAATGAAGACCTACAAGGAAATACCCAACCCAGAGAAAAAGCTGGATGAAAACTTATATACAACCCTTTACCAAGTGCTAAAGGACCTTAGCATAACCCTTTATGACCTCTCCATAGCCGAGGGCGAGCAGATATACTACGTGATATCCAGCGCATACCAGAAGCTAAACGGGGCCAACAATCTACTGGAAAAGTTGGTCTAATCTGGCTATGATCCTCACACCCACCAAAAGGCAAAAGAAAGAGTAATAGAGCCACATAAGCAAAAGAAGGGGAGACCCTATTATGCTATAGAGGGGGCTAAGGCTAACCATCTTGACCACTATGAGAGAAAAGGCCTTATTCAAGAAAAAGAGCATAAGGGCCACAAGGCCTGAGGCAATAAGGGTAGCTCTCTTAAGCTTGAAATACAAGGAATAGAGCATGGTAAGCACAAGGAATATGATAAATAGGTTAAATAGCTCCGCAATCCTGTAGTATATGCCACCAAGGAGGGCTTTGCTTACGGTAAGCAGGACTATGGCCACAGAAAGAAGAAGGGTATAAAAGACCATCATAAGGGGCATTACCGTCCAAAAGAAAACTTCCCTTTCTACAGGTTTTTTCCCATAAACAAACCCAAAGGCTGTGTTCAAAGACTTGGCAAAGGATAGAGAAAAGTAGTAAGCAAGTACCAAAGAAAGGATGGAACCAGTTGCCTTTTTTTCATAAGCAGGGAGTATTTTATTCAGTATATCTTCCGCATAAGAAGGGATAAGGCCTTGAAGGTATTGATAGACTTTCATAGGGTCAAGGAAGGGCAAATACATGGATAAAAAGGCAAGTAATATAACAAGAGAGCCGATTACCGTGAGGAATTGATAGGTTAAAGAGGCGCTGTGATAGCCCACCTCTCCTTTAAGTGCATCAATTAAAGATAAAAACAAAGCCTTAAAATACTTCCACATCGGAAATAGTGTATTCTACAATACCACCAAGGGGGCTTCTAAAGGTGTATGTGTCTCCATCCTTTTGAATTATATAATTGGGGCTTATTGGCACCTTGCCCTTTCCACCGGGCAGGTCTACCGCATAGGTGGGTATGCCCATGCCAGAAATCTTTCCTCTCAAATACTCCATTATCTCAAGGCCCTTTTCCAAGCTTGTTCTAAAATGCACCGCACCCTTTACAGGGTCGCAGTGAAAGAGATAAACAGGCCTCACCTTTATCCTAAGCAGTTCTCTAAAAAGCCTCAGCATTGTCTCCGGGTCATCGTTTACACCCTTCAAAAGCACCGTTTGGTTGTTTACCGGAACGCCATGCCTTAGTAGCCTTTCTATGGCCTCGGCAGACTCTTCTGTTATCTCCTTGGGGTGGTTAAAGTGGGTGTTTATCCATATGGGTGAATGCTTTTCTAAGATATTTAGAAGCTCCTCATCAAAGAACCTCTGTGGTGCCAACACCGGAAGCCTTGTTCCTATCCTTATTATCTCCACATGTGGCACCTCCCTTATCCTTGAAAGCACATAGTTTAGCTTCTCGTTGCTTACAGAGAGTGGTTCGCCACCAGATAAAAGCACTTCTCTTACTTCCTCGTGTTTTTTTAGATATTCTATGAACCTATCTATCTCCTCCTTTGTCCTTGCCCTCTCTCCTTCCTGAAAAATCCTTTTTCTCATACAATGCCTACAATACACGGCACAAAAGGTGGTAAGGGTAAATAGTACCCTGTCGGGGTATCGGTGGGTAAGGCCGGGAATATCTCCCTCTTCCTTAAAGGGGTCTGGATCACCGTAAGATTGGACTCTTTCATCCACCTCCACAACTCTTGGTATCGCCTGTAGTCTTATGGGGTCTTGTGGGTCCTCCGGGTCTATGAGGGAAAGGTAATAGGGGGTTATGGCCATTGGGTAAAGTCCTTTAGTTCTATCTATGCCATCCTCCTCTTCCTTTGTAAGCTTTATATATCTTTTTAGCTCTTCCTTTGTCTTTATCCTGTTTTGAACCTGCCAATGATAGCTTCTCCACAACTCTTTTGGAACCTTTTCAAAGAACCTTTTCATGGTGTATATATTATTCCATGAAAGTGGTAGTTTTAACCGGTGCTGGCATATCCGCAGAAAGTGGAATTCCTACCTTTAGAGGTAAGGATGGCCTATGGAAGAATTTTAGGGCAGAAGAGCTGGCTACGCCAGAGGCATTCAAAAGAAATCCCGCACTTGTGTGGGAGTGGTATCTTTGGAGAAGAAGCATAATAGAAAAGGCAGAACCAAATAAGGGCCACAAGGCCCTTGTAGAACTTGAGAATATTCTTGGGGATAACTTTCTTCTTATCACACAAAATGTGGATGGACTTCATCAAAAAGCAGGGTCCAAAAGGCTTGTGGAACTTCATGGGAACATATGGAGGGTAAGGTGCCTTAGCTGTGGTGCCAACTACTACGACTATAAGACCTTCTATGAGAAGCTTCCACCATCTTGTAAGGAGTGTGGAGGGCTTATTAGGCCAGATGTGGTTTGGTTTGGTGAAAGCCTACCGGAAAAAGCTCTTAATATAGCCTTTCAATGGGCTATGACCTGTGATGTTTTTGTTTCCATAGGAACCTCTGGAGTGGTCTATCCAGCCGCAGAACTTCCCTTTTTGGCAAAAAGGCATGGGGCAAAGGTGATAGAGATAAACCCAGAGTCCACTCCCATATCTTCCATAGCAGATGTTATAATTAGAGAACCAGCCACTATCGGAGTGCCAAAGCTCTTGGAGGTGCTATGAAGGTTCACATTATGGGGTCAGACCAGAGGATAGTTAGGTGTGCAAGGGTTTCCTTTGGAAAGGATCAAGAGGTAGACAAGGAAAGGGACATAAAGCTTATTAAATATCTGCTACAACATAAGCATGCCTCGCCCTTTGAACACATTGTAATTGCCATAGAAGGAGATAAAGAGCTCTGGCTTGAAATCCTTGGCAAGGTGGAAAACCCCGCAGTGCAGATATATTATTCCAAAGGCTTTATATGGCTAAACCTCAGAAACTTTATAAACGCTTGGGAATCTTTACCTTCTTACTTGGAGGAAGGCATAAAAGAGGCCCTTCCAGCCACCCTTTCCCTATTAAAAGGCACAGACCCAGAAGACTATTCTATGGATAAAGCCTACTTAAAAGAAAAAGTAGAAACATCTTCCGGATGGATAGGTCTTGTAGACAGCCTTGAGCTTGGAACAGATATGGACTATTACACCTTTGTGGTAGAATGCCCCCTCTTTATAGCTCGCCAATGGCACAGGCATAGGTTTGGTTCTTATAATGAGATAAGCAGAAGGTATGTGGATTATGAACCAGACTTTTATATACCTCCTTACCTTAGAAAGCAAGCCAAAAGCAACAAGCAGGCCTCCATAGAAGAACCCGTAGAAGAGCCATGGAACTCACTTTTTTTGAAAAAGGTAGGCTGGTATGTGCAGGACCTTAAGGACCTATATAGGTCTATGGTAGAGCATGGAGTAGCAAAAGAACTGGCAAGGGGCATACTGCCCCAGTTTATGAAGACAAGGTTCTATTGGACTGTGCCAAGAATCTCCCTAGATAACTTCTTAACTCTAAGGACCCATCAGGGAGCCCAGAAGGAAATAAGGGAGTTTGCCTTGGCTATAGAAGGCTTAGTAGGCTATAAAGGTAGCGACAAAAAACTTAGGCTGTAGCACTTTGCAAAGGTATTACGCTTACAAACTTTTTGTTCCTTCTGTTTTCAAACTTCACCACGCCATCCACAAGGGCAAAGAGAGTAAAGTCTGAGCCCATGCCTACGTTTAAGCCTGGGTATACCTTTGTTCCTCTTTGTCTTACCAATATATTACCAGCCCTTACTATCTGGCCATCGTACCTTTTAACACCAAGCCTTTTAGAATGGCTATCTCTTCCATTTCTCGTTGAGCCACCGCTTGCCTTGGAAGCCATGCCTTAGACCTCCTTAATGTCTTTTATAAGTATTTCTGTGTATGGCTGTCTATGACCTTTCCATCTTTTGTAATTCTTCTTTGCCCTAAACTTAAAAACTATCACCTTTTTGTGCTTGCCGTGAGATGTAACTTCTGCCAAAACCTTTCCCTTATTGAATTCTACGGTGCCATCCTCTTTTCTTATAAGTATGGGGTTCAACTCTATAAGGGTTCCAGGCTCATAAGGTAGCTTTTCTACCTTTAGCCTTAAGCCCTTTTCAACCCTATATTGCTTTCCACCAGTTTCTATAACCGCATACATGTTCCTTCTCCCAGAAAAGAGATTTAGGGGGCGAGGCCCCCCGTAGATATTTTACTTCTTCTGCTCTCCGGCAGGCTGTTGTTGCTGTTGTTCTCCAGCGGGTTGCTGTTGCTGTTGCTCCCCGGCAGGCTGCTGTTGCTGTTGTTGCTCAGCGGGTTGCTGTGGTTGTGCAGGTTGCTGCTGCTGTTGCTGTTCTGCTGGCTGCTGCTGTTCTGCAGGCTTTTGCTGGCAGGATGCTGCCAGGAGTGCAAGGCTTGCCACTCCAAGTGCTATGAGCTTTCTCATTTTATCTACCTCCTTTATAAATTTATATTAGGTAAAAATTATAAACCTTATAAGCTTAGTTTGTCAAGCTCCTTTAAAAGAGCCTCCACATGCCCTTTTGCCTTCACGTTATACCAAGCTTTCAATATTTTACCTTCAGGTGATATAAGGAATGTGCTTCTAACAATCCCTTCTGTTTCTTTGCCGTACATCTTCTTTTTACCATAGGCTCCATAAGCTCGGGCAACATCCTTATTGGGATCGCTCAAAAGAGCAAAGTTTAAGCCGTATTTCTCTTTGAACTTTTTGTGAGATTGCACACTATCTGGGCTTATTCCTACCACATTGTAGCCTTTAGATTGAAGGATATTAATATTATCTCTAAAGTCGCAAGCCTCTTGGGTACATCCGGGTGTATCATCCTTTGGATAGAAATATAGTATAAGGGGAGAGGAAAGGAAGTCTTTTAGACAATACCTTCCTTCTCTCCCATCTTTATCTATGCCCTCAAGGCAAAAATCCGGCGCCTTATCACCTTCCTTTAGCATACCACTATTATATCACCCGTAAGTATCTCCTTCTGGTTTTACCGGTTCTATCCTCAAAAGGGCATCGTCTGGTGTTACGTTGTCTCCAGGCTTTACGAATATCTTCTTTACTATACCTGTAATGGGTGCATGTATCTCGTTCTCCATCTTCATGGCTTCTACTATTGCCACTGTTTGGCCTTCGTTTACGGGCTGTCCTTCTTCTACCAAAACCCTTACAACCCTACCGGGCATGGGCGCTGTAGCATCTCCCGGTTGGCTTGCCTTTGGAATACCCTTTTCTTCAGCTTGGGCTACTGCTTGAGAAACTCCTCCCGTTGGCACAGCTTCCACTTGGGGCGTGAGCTGTATTTCCTCAAGCCTTCCGTCCACTCTTACATAGTATTTTCTTGGCTTGCCAGGTTCAGTATGTGCGCTTACGCCTTCCACTTTAACCTTAAACTTTTCACCATGATAGACTATTTCAAACTCTACAGGTGCTGCGCCTGGAACTGTACCGGCCTTTACCTCTGTAGCCTTCACAAGCTCCTCTACGGGTTCTGCATGCAACTCTCCCTTTTCCCTTGCTACGAAGAAGTCCTTTGCCTGCATGGGGAATAGGGCGTAAAGCAACACCTCTTCGTCGGTGGGTTCTCTTCCCAAAAGGGCCTTTGTTTCTTCATAGGCCTTGTCCCAGTCGTTGGGGTCTGCAAGGTCTGCAGCCCTTATGGAGAAGTCCGGTTCCTTTCCTGGGCCAAGTATCTTTTCTGCAAGTTCTTTTGATATGGGGCCTGGTGGTTTGCCATACTTGCCCTCCACATAGTCCCTTACCTCTTTGGTTATCACCTTGTAGCGCTCTCCAGATATTACGTTTAGGACCGCCTGCACTCCCACTATTTGGGAAGAAGGTGTTAGAAGTGGTGGATAACCCAAGTCCCTTTCCACATTGGGAACTTCCGCCAAGGCCTCTTCTATCTTATCTATGGCGTTTGCCTCTATAAGCTGTGCCACCATGTTGGAAATCATTCCACCGGGTATTTTGTGTATAAGCACCTTAGCGTTAACTCCCGCATACTCGGTCTCATACTTTTTGTACTTTTTGCGTATCTGTTTGGTGATTTCTGCGCACTCTTCTA
Proteins encoded in this region:
- the uvrA gene encoding excinuclease ABC subunit UvrA is translated as MYDKIIIRGARQHNLKNVNLDIPKNRLVVITGPSGSGKSSLAFDTIYAEGQRRYVESLSSYARQFLGIMEKPDVDIIEGLSPAIAIDQKTTSKNPRSTVGTVTEIYDYMRVLWANIGKPHCPECGRLLEGLSAHEMLEKVWEKYKGRRISVLSPLVRGKKGEFKELFKELDKMGFSRVKVDGEYMRILEVPPLDKNKKHNIDLVVDRLTLEEEERARLLTAIEKALELSKGLLKIEDVETQKEEIFSERLTCPDHGFSIPELSPRLFSFNSPYGACQACKGLGVKWEVDVKLLIDEKEPAIDAVRITDSSFFEYLKYPIMNILRKLGYDPRTPWQDLPSGIKSFLLYGGSLDGGNFEGIVKHLERRFLEEESERLREEISEFIREKPCPECGGARLRPEALSVLIDGKSIWDVARMPIRMAKEFFDSLPSKLEGKSLIVAERLIKEISDRLGFLINVGLDYLNLARSATTLSGGEMQRIRLATQIGSKLTGVLYVLDEPSIGLHPRDTEKLIKTLKDLRDLGNTVIVVEHDPETILSADWVIDMGPGAGKKGGEVVFQGRVEDMLRDERSLTGAYLSGRLSIPVPEKRRKPKDRWLRIVGARKHNLKNITVEIPVGLFVCITGVSGSGKSTLIYDILWEYSRALFYGGSAEVEGFDRIEGLEHFDRVINIDQSPIGRTPRSNPATYTKVFDHIRDLFAQTPEARARGYNAGRFSFNVKGGRCEACQGEGVIRVEMHFLPPVYVPCDVCKGKRYNRETLDILYKGKNIADVLDMTVDEAYEFFENIPTIRRKLQLLKDIGLGYIKLGQPATTLSGGEAQRIKLARELSKKETGRTLYLLDEPTTGLHMDDVKKLIDILQRLVDKGNTVVVIEHNLDVIKCADWIIDLGPEGGERGGYVVAVGPPEEIAQREGSYTGQYLRKVLTEKEKIRA
- a CDS encoding TIGR00725 family protein, which translates into the protein MRQVAVIGSSKAKPEEEEYKIAYELGKEITKRGWVVVCGGRGGVMEAVCKGAKEMGGLTVGILPSYEGDEANPYVDIKIRTGMNWNRNPLVVASGDVVVAIGGNWGTLSEIAYALILGKPIIGYKTHNIEGLRQANNLSEILSFLDSHAS
- a CDS encoding YihY/virulence factor BrkB family protein, translated to MWKYFKALFLSLIDALKGEVGYHSASLTYQFLTVIGSLVILLAFLSMYLPFLDPMKVYQYLQGLIPSYAEDILNKILPAYEKKATGSILSLVLAYYFSLSFAKSLNTAFGFVYGKKPVEREVFFWTVMPLMMVFYTLLLSVAIVLLTVSKALLGGIYYRIAELFNLFIIFLVLTMLYSLYFKLKRATLIASGLVALMLFFLNKAFSLIVVKMVSLSPLYSIIGSPLLLLMWLYYSFFCLLVGVRIIARLDQLFQ
- a CDS encoding KamA family radical SAM protein, with the protein product MKRFFEKVPKELWRSYHWQVQNRIKTKEELKRYIKLTKEEEDGIDRTKGLYPMAITPYYLSLIDPEDPQDPIRLQAIPRVVEVDERVQSYGDPDPFKEEGDIPGLTHRYPDRVLFTLTTFCAVYCRHCMRKRIFQEGERARTKEEIDRFIEYLKKHEEVREVLLSGGEPLSVSNEKLNYVLSRIREVPHVEIIRIGTRLPVLAPQRFFDEELLNILEKHSPIWINTHFNHPKEITEESAEAIERLLRHGVPVNNQTVLLKGVNDDPETMLRLFRELLRIKVRPVYLFHCDPVKGAVHFRTSLEKGLEIMEYLRGKISGMGIPTYAVDLPGGKGKVPISPNYIIQKDGDTYTFRSPLGGIVEYTISDVEVF
- a CDS encoding NAD-dependent deacylase; the protein is MKVVVLTGAGISAESGIPTFRGKDGLWKNFRAEELATPEAFKRNPALVWEWYLWRRSIIEKAEPNKGHKALVELENILGDNFLLITQNVDGLHQKAGSKRLVELHGNIWRVRCLSCGANYYDYKTFYEKLPPSCKECGGLIRPDVVWFGESLPEKALNIAFQWAMTCDVFVSIGTSGVVYPAAELPFLAKRHGAKVIEINPESTPISSIADVIIREPATIGVPKLLEVL
- the thyX gene encoding FAD-dependent thymidylate synthase, with amino-acid sequence MKVHIMGSDQRIVRCARVSFGKDQEVDKERDIKLIKYLLQHKHASPFEHIVIAIEGDKELWLEILGKVENPAVQIYYSKGFIWLNLRNFINAWESLPSYLEEGIKEALPATLSLLKGTDPEDYSMDKAYLKEKVETSSGWIGLVDSLELGTDMDYYTFVVECPLFIARQWHRHRFGSYNEISRRYVDYEPDFYIPPYLRKQAKSNKQASIEEPVEEPWNSLFLKKVGWYVQDLKDLYRSMVEHGVAKELARGILPQFMKTRFYWTVPRISLDNFLTLRTHQGAQKEIREFALAIEGLVGYKGSDKKLRL
- the rpmA gene encoding 50S ribosomal protein L27 produces the protein MASKASGGSTRNGRDSHSKRLGVKRYDGQIVRAGNILVRQRGTKVYPGLNVGMGSDFTLFALVDGVVKFENRRNKKFVSVIPLQSATA
- the rplU gene encoding 50S ribosomal protein L21, with amino-acid sequence MYAVIETGGKQYRVEKGLRLKVEKLPYEPGTLIELNPILIRKEDGTVEFNKGKVLAEVTSHGKHKKVIVFKFRAKKNYKRWKGHRQPYTEILIKDIKEV
- the bcp gene encoding thioredoxin-dependent thiol peroxidase yields the protein MLKEGDKAPDFCLEGIDKDGREGRYCLKDFLSSPLILYFYPKDDTPGCTQEACDFRDNINILQSKGYNVVGISPDSVQSHKKFKEKYGLNFALLSDPNKDVARAYGAYGKKKMYGKETEGIVRSTFLISPEGKILKAWYNVKAKGHVEALLKELDKLSL
- the cfiA gene encoding 2-oxoglutarate carboxylase large subunit; protein product: MHATEIIEDIQERLKEYERSGFKKKILITDLTPRDGIQCKLATRVRTDDLLPLCEKLDKVGFYAVEVWGGATYDVCLRYLKEDPWERLRRIKEVMPNTKLQMLFRGQNIVGYRPKSDKLVYKFVERAIANGITVFRVFDALNDNRNIQTAVKAIKELGGEAHAEISYTRSPVHTYQKWIEYALEIAEMGADWLSFKDATGIIMPLETYAIIKGIKEATGGKLPVLLHNHDMSGTAIVNHMMAILAGVDMVDTVLSPLAFGSSHPATESVVAMLEGTPFDTGLDLRKIEECAEITKQIRKKYKKYETEYAGVNAKVLIHKIPGGMISNMVAQLIEANAIDKIEEALAEVPNVERDLGYPPLLTPSSQIVGVQAVLNVISGERYKVITKEVRDYVEGKYGKPPGPISKELAEKILGPGKEPDFSIRAADLADPNDWDKAYEETKALLGREPTDEEVLLYALFPMQAKDFFVAREKGELHAEPVEELVKATEVKAGTVPGAAPVEFEIVYHGEKFKVKVEGVSAHTEPGKPRKYYVRVDGRLEEIQLTPQVEAVPTGGVSQAVAQAEEKGIPKASQPGDATAPMPGRVVRVLVEEGQPVNEGQTVAIVEAMKMENEIHAPITGIVKKIFVKPGDNVTPDDALLRIEPVKPEGDTYG